The window CATTGGCGAGGAAGGAGGCGAGCGCGGTCTCACGGAGGCCGGTCTGCCGGGTGCAGGGGACGGTGGCGGCGTTGCGGGGCAGCGGGCCCAGGTCCGGGTACGCGCCGGCGCCGACGGGCAGCCAGTGGCAGAACTCCTTCACGAGGTCCGCCTGTTGCCGCCCGGCGATTCGGCGGGCGAGGACGTAGGCGGTCCGCCCCACGTGCTCGGTGAGGTGACGGGGCGCGGTCGCTGCCGCCCGCGCGATGTCCTGCGGCCGGGGCCCGCAGAGCACAGTGCCATGGCAGAGCCCACGCGGCGCGGGCCCGCCGCGGGGCGCCCCGTCGTGCGGGAAGCCGGTGAACCGCGGGTCGGTGAGGGCGGTGGTCACATCGGCGTACCGGCTGAGCAGCCAGGCGCCGAGGAGTGCGTCGTAGCTGAGCGGGTACTCCTCGCGCAGCACGCGGTAGAGCCGGTACGGATCGTGCGCGGCGCCGGGGGCGAGGAGGCTCGGGCCGGTGCCGGGCCGGGCGGCGCGGTGGCCGAGGCCCGCTGCGGGCGCGGGCACAGGCGTGGGCACGGGTATGCGGTCGGGCTCATCAGCCGGCATCCGTACCCCCCTGGATCGGTGCGCCGCGGTATGGCGCGGATGATTCCAGGGGACCATCGCGGCGCACTCACTGCACTGGCGGTACGGCCATTCGGGTAACAGGAGGCGCCGGGAGCGGCTACCGACCGTGCCCCCGCCCGCAGCGGTGCGAGCCGGCTGAGCCGCGTGCCCCCGGCCCGCCCGCAGCAGCTCCGTGAACGCCGCAGCGGCGCCCGTCGGCTCCACTCGGGAGAACACCACGAGATGTCTCCGAGATGATCGCCGAGAGCCGGATGACCGTCGGCCGGGACGCCGATCCGTCCGATGTGGCACACCACGTCCACGCCCGTCCGACGCCCTCCGAGGCGGTCGGCGAGGCCTCCCTCACCCTCGCCGGACGCGGCCTCCACCAACAGGCCTGATCCGCAGCCGGCCCATCGGCATCAGACCGGACGCCCGGGAATCCCAGGAAACTCGGGAGGCTTGAGTACGGGCGCGGAGAGCCGGAAGGTGATCCTGCCGAAGCTCACCTGGTCCCCGTCGCGCACCGACACCGCCCCGGTCACCCGCTGCCCGTTCACACACGTGCCGTTGGTCGAGCCGAGATCGCGCAGGATCCATCGGCCACCCTGCACCGTGAGTTCGGCGTGCATCCGCGAGACGGTCTCGTGGGTGAGCCGCAATCCGTTCGCCGGGTCGCGGCCGATCAGCACGGGGTACGGGGTGGGCGCGGGCAGCAGCAACTTCGGCAGCCGCTCGGCCTGCCAGGCCCTGCGCACCCGCGCGGGGAATCCGGAGACCGCGCCCACCACCTGGAACAGCCCGCGTGTCCAGCGGCCTTCGGTCCTCAGGTCGGCGGTGAGTGCCTCCAGCTCCTCCGAGCGGTCGACGGACAGGGCCAGTTCCATGCGCCGCATGAACGTGTCATGGGACAGCTTGCCCTGGGCCGCGCCTTCTCTGAGCACACCGAGAACACGGTCGC is drawn from Streptomyces sp. NBC_01717 and contains these coding sequences:
- a CDS encoding cytochrome P450, which translates into the protein MPADEPDRIPVPTPVPAPAAGLGHRAARPGTGPSLLAPGAAHDPYRLYRVLREEYPLSYDALLGAWLLSRYADVTTALTDPRFTGFPHDGAPRGGPAPRGLCHGTVLCGPRPQDIARAAATAPRHLTEHVGRTAYVLARRIAGRQQADLVKEFCHWLPVGAGAYPDLGPLPRNAATVPCTRQTGLRETALASFLANVLDDPDLLAALRVEPALAHRAWTESLRRDPPVQFVLRRTVAEVRVSGGTLPAGAPVACLIGAAVRDPERYASPDLFDPFRRDQGTSTAGPESCPAVLLGRLEAEQGLGALLDAMPRLRWADGFRPAGTGLITRGPRTLLVRPG
- a CDS encoding DUF1707 and FHA domain-containing protein, giving the protein MTSSFEFHTYPARVSDAQRDRVLGVLREGAAQGKLSHDTFMRRMELALSVDRSEELEALTADLRTEGRWTRGLFQVVGAVSGFPARVRRAWQAERLPKLLLPAPTPYPVLIGRDPANGLRLTHETVSRMHAELTVQGGRWILRDLGSTNGTCVNGQRVTGAVSVRDGDQVSFGRITFRLSAPVLKPPEFPGIPGRPV